In one Mustela lutreola isolate mMusLut2 chromosome 8, mMusLut2.pri, whole genome shotgun sequence genomic region, the following are encoded:
- the DDN gene encoding dendrin, which produces MLDGQLFSEGPDSPREPQDEESGSCLWVQKSKLLVIEVKTISCHYSRRAPPRQPMDFQASHWARGPQSRTCGPRPGSPEPPPRRPWASRVLQEATNWRAGPPAEARAREQEKRKAASQEREAKETERKRRKAGGARRSPPGRPRPEPRNAPRVAQPVGPPAPSRPERLGPAGRPPRPSAQPQSDPGAAWAGPWGGRRPGPPSYEAHLLLRGAAGTALRRRWDRPPPYVAPPSYEGPHRTLGSKRGPEPSQAPASAASAPIPAGTEGGCTKKRLDPRIYRDVLGAWGLRQGRGLLGGSPGCGTAGPRLESLGKGAAEKSLGLATSVSDGHSQAKAAVNPSTETAPAGLAAATPSPPRPAPRSRPHLKGSGEGKENREQSWLPKCWIPSLKKQPPRHSQTLPRPWAPGGTGWRESLGHREGARPGTLEGWKGTRRAHTLPRSSRGPARGEGVFVIDATCVVIRSQYVPTPRTQHVQLLPDGVPRVVGDAPNQSKPNKEEGEGAAAFPSPCQKRLLSSRLSHHLGGGHGFEAEGGKPADSSLEERASRILGLPVGEVNLQDAPPQSGSPERSASGPAASGGTVGAEGSEEGAAVPRRAGRGWPRTPGPYAGALREAVSRIRRHTAPDSDSDEAAELSVHSGSSDGSDTEASGASWRNEQPRPGEGGKTAELSDSIREILDVISRTEEALFGTRDTKGTPQGNRERQ; this is translated from the exons atgCTGGATGGCCAGCTCTTCTCCGAGGGGCCCGACAGCCCCCGGGAGCCCCAGGATGAGGAGTCTGGCAGCTGCCTCTGGGTGCAGAAATCCAAGCTGCTGGTGATCGAAGTGAAGACTATTTCCTGTCATTATAGTCGCCGCGCCCCTCCTCGACAGCCTATGGACTTCCAAGCCAGCCACTGGGCCCGAGGGCCCCAGAGCCGCAC GTGTGGGCCGCGCCCGGGATCCCCTGAGCCGCCGCCCCGCCGTCCCTGGGCCTCCAGGGTGCTGCAGGAGGCGACCAACTGGCGGGCGGGGCCCCCGGCCGAGGCCCGAGCCCGGgagcaagaaaaaaggaaagcgGCATCGCAGGAGCGGGAGGCCAAGGAGACCGAGCGAAAAAGGCGCAAGGCTGGTGGGGCCCGAAGGAGCCCCCCCGGTCGGCCCCGCCCGGAACCTCGGAACGCCCCTCGGGTGGCCCAGCCTGTAGGGCCCCCAGCTCCTTCACGACCCGAGCGCCTGGGGCCGGCGGGGCGACCGCCCCGTCCATCCGCGCAGCCGCAGAGCGACCCAGGGGCGGCGTGGGCGGGGCCCTGGGGAGGTAGGAGGCCAGGGCCCCCCAGCTACGAGGCTCACCTGCTGCTGAGAGGCGCAGCCGGGACAGCCCTGCGACGACGCTGGGACCGCCCGCCACCCTACGTGGCTCCACCTTCTTACGAAGGCCCCCACAGGACCTTGGGGTCAAAGCGAGGCCCTGAGCCCTCCCAGGCGCCAGCCTCTGCAGCCTCTGCTCCGATTCCGGCCGGGACAGAGGGAGGGTGCACAAAGAAGAGGCTGGATCCTCGGATCTACCGGGACGTCCTCGGGGCTTGGGGTCTCCGACAGGGGCGGGGTCTCTTGGGGGGATCCCCAGGCTGTGGAACAGCCGGGCCGAGGCTGGAGTCCTTGGGCAAGGGGGCCGCGGAGAAAAGCTTGGGGCTGGCCACTAGTGTTAGCGACGGCCATTCCCAAGCCAAAGCTGCTGTTAACCCAAGCACGGAGACGGCTCCTGCGGGCTTGGCCGCTGCGACTCCCAGCCCTCCGCGTCCCGCTCCCAGGTCCAGGCCCCATCTCAAGGGCTccggggaagggaaagaaaatagggAACAGAGCTGGCTCCCCAAATGCTGGATTCCCTCCCTTAAAAAGCAGCCGCCCCGACATAGCCAGACCCtccccagaccctgggctccAGGAGGCACGGGATGGAGAGAGTCCCTGGGTCATAGAGAGGGGGCTCGACCTGGAACCTTGGAGGGTTGGAAGGGGACACGCCGCGCGCACACCCTACCCCGCAGTTCCCGTGGCCCTGCTCGTGGAGAAGGCGTCTTTGTCATTGACGCCACGTGCGTGGTGATACGGTCACAGTATGTCCCAACCCCTCGAACCCAGCATGTACAGCTTTTGCCTGATGGGGTTCCGCGCGTCGTGGGGGATGCCCCTAATCAATCGAAGCCCAACAAGGAGGAGGGCGAGGGAGCCGCGGCCTTTCCCTCCCCTTGCCAGAAACGGCTCTTGAGCAGTCGCCTTTCACACCACCTCGGTGGCGGGCACGGGTTCGAAGCTGAGGGCGGGAAGCCCGCGGACTCCTCCTTGGAGGAGCGCGCCTCCCGCATCTTGGGGCTCCCTGTTGGCGAAGTAAACCTTCAGGACGCTCCTCCGCAGTCGGGTAGCCCAGAGCGCTCAGCCTCAGGCCCAGCGGCCTCAGGAGGCACGGTCGGTGCCGAGGGCTCGGAGGAAGGGGCGGCGGTCCCGCGGCGCGCTGGCCGGGGCTGGCCGCGGACCCCAGGGCCCTACGCCGGGGCCCTGCGGGAAGCCGTATCCCGCATCCGCCGGCACACCGCCCCAGACTCGGACTCGGACGAAGCTGCGGAGCTCAGCGTCCATAGCGGCTCTTCTGATGGAAGCGACACAGAAGCCTCGGGCGCCTCCTGGCGAAATGAGCAACCCCGGCCCGGGGAAGGCGGGAAGACAGCAGAGCTGAGCGACAGCATCCGAGAGATTCTAGATGTCATCAGCAGAACCGAGGAGGCCCTCTTCGGAACGAGGGACACTAAGGGGACCCCACAGGGAAATAGGGAGCGGCAGTGA